The Hymenobacter sp. DG01 sequence GACGTCGCCGTGGTTGGCTTCGGCGACGAGTTTATGGCTTCCATGATTGAGCCGGGCCTGACGACGGTAAACCTGCACCCCTACCGCATTGGGCAGCAGGCGGCGCGGCTGTTCCTGGAGCAGGTGCGCGAGAAAGAAGCTTTTCAGCCCCGCACCTTCGTTATTACCGGCGACCTGGTCATCCGACAGTCCTCGCTGAAAAACAAGGGCGAGTTTTTCAAGTTGGATATTTAACAAACTGGCCGGAACCCACGCCTGAGGCGTGAATTCCGGCCGTTGTCTTTGCCGGCAGCTAATGCCAGGTTAGCGCGTGGTACCGGTAGTGTTGCCAGCGGTGGTACCCGTAGTGCCGCTGGTAGTACCCGTGGTGGTAGCGCCCGAGGTGCTGCCCGAAGTACTGCCGGTGGTATTGGCGCCCGAGGTGCTGTACGTAGTTGAGCCGCTGGTAGAACCCGTAGTGGCCGAGCCACTAGTGGAGCCGCTGGTAGAGGCGTCGGTGCCAGAACCAGAACCGGCCGGGCTATCGGTGCTGGTGGAAGAGCAAGAGGCCAGGGCAATGCCCCCGCAGAATACTACCGCAGCCGCCAAACGGGCCGACCATGCGGAAAGGGAAGTGAGTTTCATAGGATGCAGGTTGGTTGGAACAATGTGCTTCTGACAGGCTATCAGGCCATTACCGAGCTTATACGGGCTGGTGCCAAAAAAGTCGATAAACCATTGGTCGTGGTACGCCCGCGGCCGGGATAATAAGGAGGGCAGGCAGCTATAGGAGGATGAAGCGGCTGGATTTTATATATAACTCTTTCATTAATTAATAGTACTTTTATAAAAGCGCGTTGCCTTTCCGGCGGGGCTTTGATTTTAGTTACGAATGAAGCTAGTACTACTACTTGCCTGTCAGCTGATGCTGGCGGGCTGGAGCGTGGGCGCCGCCTGCGCCGCGCCGCCTTTATTCCACCCCGGCCCGCAACCGGCAGCCATTACCCGCATCGGCCAGATCCAGGGCAGCGGGGCAGCGGCTACGCCGGGCACTTACACCATTGAGGCCCTGGTAACGGCCGTGTACGCAAACCTGGCTCCGGGCGGGTTTTACGTGCAGGAATCCGCCGCCAGCGCCGATGCCGACCCAGCTACTTCCAACGCGTTGTTCGTGGTCCAGGCGGGGGCCACTGTAAAGGCCGGCGACCTGGTGCGCGTGACGGGCACCGTGCTGGAGGGCCCTGCGGCTCCTTCCTCGGGCCAGGCCGTCATGACCGAGCCTACGGTTACGGTGCTTTCCGCGGGCAACCCGCTGCCGGCCTTCACGGTGCTGCCGAACGCAACCTTCTCGGCGGCGGGGCTGGAACGCTACGAGGGCATGCGGGTGCAGTTTTCGGGCCCCCTGACCGTCACGGACGTGTATAACCTGCAGCGAAGGGGCGAGCTGACGCTGACTCCCGGGGGCACCCTGTTTCAGCCTACCCAGTTCATTGACCCCAACGACAATCCCGCCACAGGCACTACCAGCACCGGCACCAGCAATATCGCCGCTATCCGGCAGTACGAGGCCGCCAACCTCGACCGGTCCATTCTGCTCGACGACGGCAGCGCGGCTACCAACCCCCAGCCCATTCCGTACACCGATGCCACCTACCGCACGGTGCGGGTAGGCAGCACGGTAGAGGTGCTGCGGGGCGTGCTGGGCTACGGCTTCAACCAGTGGCGGGTGCAGCCCCTCCCCGCTCCGGAGGCCCCGCAGCTGACGGTGGCGCGCCCGGGCGTGCCGGCCTTCGGGCCCCTGGATCTGAAACTAGCCAGCTTTAACGTCCTGAACTACTTTAACGGCAACGGCATCGGGGGCGGCTTTCCGACCAGCCGCGGGGCCAAAACCCTGCCCGACTTTGCCCACCAGCGCAGCAAAATCATCCGGGCCCTGGTAGCCATCAACGCCGATATCATCGGGCTGACGGAAATTGAGAATGACGGCACGGGACCGGCCTCGGCCATTCAGGACCTGGTGAATGGGCTGAACCAGGCCGCCGGGGCCGAGGTGTACGCAGCCGTAAATGATGGGGGCGCCACCCAGCAGCCTAACAATACCGACCAGATTCACTGCGCCCTGATTTACAAGCCGGCCGAAGTGCGGCTGCTGGGCCCGGCCCTGGTAGCGGCGGTGCCGGGCGTATTCGAGCGCCCCCCGCTGGCCCAGCTCTTCATCACACGGCGCAAGCCCCGCCCCGATACGGTGGCTGTGGTTATTAACCACTTCAAGTCCAAGGGCAGCGGCACGGGCCTGAACGCCGACCAGAACGACGGGCAGGGCGGCTCCAACGACCGGCGGCGCGGCCAGTCGCGGGCCCTGGTAGAGTTCATCAACACCACTGTAGTACCGGCCGGCACCCGGCGCGTGCTCTGCCTCGGCGACTACAACGCCAACTACGAGGAAGACCCCATTGACATTCTGCGGGCGGCCGGGCTGGTAGCCGTGACGCCGCCCACCAGCGCGTCGTATGTGTTCAAGGGCCTTACCGGCTCCCTCGACCACTGCATCGTGACGCCTAATCTGGTGGGCTTTATTGATGTGCACAAGTGGAACATCAACTCCTTCGAGCCCCTGTTTCAGCAGTACGACGTGGCCGGCGAAGCCACTGACGCCAACAGCCCCTTCCGCTCCTCCGACCACGACCCGGTGCTCATCGGGCTGAACTTCGCGGGCATCCGGCCCGCCAATGAAGCCAAAGCCCGCCTGTTTGTGTACCCCACCCCCACCGCCGGCAACCGCGTGTACCAGCTGCCGGCCAGCACGGGCATGCTTACCCTGGAGCTGGGCCTGCCCCAGGGCCCGCCTCTGCTCCATTTACAAGGCTCAGGGGCTTTGCTGCAGGCCGAGCTGAACCGGTACACGGCCCACTTGGCGCCGGGCATTTACGTGGTGCAGCTGCGGGGTAAAGGCCTTAACCAAACCCAGCGGGTCATGAAAGAGTAAGGTTTTTCTCTGCTTCCTACCCCTGCTCCCGCCTATAACTCGCCCAGCCGCTTGCCCTGCTGCCGGCCCAGGCGCAGATGCTTGGCCTGCCCGATCAGCTGTGCCGAATAAATGCCCCGGTGGCCCGAGAACAGATAGGCCACCACGCAGGCCAGGGCCAGATACCCTCCGGCCGGCGTCCCGAACAGTTCCAGCCCCATGAGCAGGCAGGCCAGGGGCGTGTTGGCCGCGCCCGCAAATACTCCCACAAAGCCCATGGCTGCCAGCAGCGCCACCGGCAGAGGCACCACCACGGCCAGGGCGCTGCCCAGCGTGGCCCCCATAAAAAACAGAGGCGTTACTTCGCCACCCTTAAAGCCGCAGCCCAGCGTAAGGGCCGTGAGGCCCAGCTTCAGCAGGAAATCGTGGGGCGGCAGTGGAGCGCCGAAGGCCGCCTCTATAACGGGTACGCCCAACCCGATGTAGCGAGTAGTTCCCAGGGCTCCTACGGCCGCTACTACCAGCACCCCGCCCACTACGGGCCGCAGCGGTGGGTAGGAAATACGGGCGAATTGCCGGCTCAGCCAGTGGGTAAGGGTAGCAAAGCTGCGGGCAGTCAGCCCAAACAAAGCCGCCGCCAGCAGGGCCCACCCCATTCCGGCCGGGGTAATGGGCAGCACGGCCAGCTGCGGGTAGTGCGTATGGCCCACGCCCCAGGCCCGCGTGACGAAGTCGGCGCTGAGGGCGGCCAGAAAGGCGGGCAGCAGGGCCTCGTAGCGAATGGTGCCCAGCCGGACCACCTCCAGCCCAAATACGGCCCCGGCCAGCGGCGTCCCGAATACCGAGGCAAACCCCGCACTCATGCCCGCCAG is a genomic window containing:
- a CDS encoding ExeM/NucH family extracellular endonuclease, coding for MKLVLLLACQLMLAGWSVGAACAAPPLFHPGPQPAAITRIGQIQGSGAAATPGTYTIEALVTAVYANLAPGGFYVQESAASADADPATSNALFVVQAGATVKAGDLVRVTGTVLEGPAAPSSGQAVMTEPTVTVLSAGNPLPAFTVLPNATFSAAGLERYEGMRVQFSGPLTVTDVYNLQRRGELTLTPGGTLFQPTQFIDPNDNPATGTTSTGTSNIAAIRQYEAANLDRSILLDDGSAATNPQPIPYTDATYRTVRVGSTVEVLRGVLGYGFNQWRVQPLPAPEAPQLTVARPGVPAFGPLDLKLASFNVLNYFNGNGIGGGFPTSRGAKTLPDFAHQRSKIIRALVAINADIIGLTEIENDGTGPASAIQDLVNGLNQAAGAEVYAAVNDGGATQQPNNTDQIHCALIYKPAEVRLLGPALVAAVPGVFERPPLAQLFITRRKPRPDTVAVVINHFKSKGSGTGLNADQNDGQGGSNDRRRGQSRALVEFINTTVVPAGTRRVLCLGDYNANYEEDPIDILRAAGLVAVTPPTSASYVFKGLTGSLDHCIVTPNLVGFIDVHKWNINSFEPLFQQYDVAGEATDANSPFRSSDHDPVLIGLNFAGIRPANEAKARLFVYPTPTAGNRVYQLPASTGMLTLELGLPQGPPLLHLQGSGALLQAELNRYTAHLAPGIYVVQLRGKGLNQTQRVMKE
- a CDS encoding chloride channel protein, which produces MRHRPAFLRLFPARLRLLSTPATLLFVLRWVLLSGLVGVAAGSASALFLVALERVTAWRELHPWVLVLLPAAGFLIGLAYHHAGTLVGRGNNLILDEIQSPTTPVPLRLVPLVLGGTLLTHLFGGSAGREGTAVQMGAALADQLPRPLRLRPRDRRLLLLAGMSAGFASVFGTPLAGAVFGLEVVRLGTIRYEALLPAFLAALSADFVTRAWGVGHTHYPQLAVLPITPAGMGWALLAAALFGLTARSFATLTHWLSRQFARISYPPLRPVVGGVLVVAAVGALGTTRYIGLGVPVIEAAFGAPLPPHDFLLKLGLTALTLGCGFKGGEVTPLFFMGATLGSALAVVVPLPVALLAAMGFVGVFAGAANTPLACLLMGLELFGTPAGGYLALACVVAYLFSGHRGIYSAQLIGQAKHLRLGRQQGKRLGEL